A single Oncorhynchus nerka isolate Pitt River linkage group LG10, Oner_Uvic_2.0, whole genome shotgun sequence DNA region contains:
- the pigw gene encoding phosphatidylinositol-glycan biosynthesis class W protein translates to MSSQKELKEAFVSNLNGTSLGEVALGSFLAPLCLISRGLFLILYHLGRGALPLPWIAHLVLDFSMIILPLVLSCTVLSDILHLVILGLTVVSGAVLCYIYRTKRPTRPSATSKDTAAKSFFQSHVQCDQVPFVTIFRVLVNVKTAISILAVDFSVFPRRYAKTETYGTGVMDFGVGAYVLANALVCPEARRKEVSGSKLSQVVKQLVSVWPLFILGLARLVSVKMAGYHEHVSEYGVHWNFFFTLAIVRVAASVLLALFPVNGSWLLALLIGGLYQVTLEMSGLKYSIIHNNDRTGGFMKANMEGVSSVVGYIAIYMAGVQIGLYVMRPRTQVKEWIRVIWNLLLGSAVLYTGLILCQASVEPVSRRMANLPFCLWTIAQSMFFLSCLATADVILFFMKTVSGCVLVSSSWYPCRKEASVSEEKMEKKVQGLCLIQAVNRNQLLFFMLANLLTGITNVLVDTFNSSDYISVCVLLSYMFINSFAIYILHLMKVTVKFW, encoded by the coding sequence ATGTCAAGTCAGAAGGAATTGAAGGAGGCGTTCGTCAGCAATCTGAATGGGACCAGCCTTGGGGAAGTTGCCCTGGGCTCCTTTCTGGCCCCACTGTGCCTGATCAGCAGAGGACTGTTTCTGATTCTATACCATCTGGGTAGGGGGGCGCTCCCCCTCCCCTGGATCGCCCACCTCGTCCTGGACTTCTCCATGATCATACTGCCCCTGGTCTTATCATGTACCGTTCTGAGTGACATCCTTCACCTAGTCATCCTGGGCCTGACTGTTGTGTCTGGGGCTGTGCTATGCTATATCTACCGTACCAAAAGGCCAACCAGGCCCAGCGCAACGTCTAAGGACACTGCTGCCAAGAGCTTCTTCCAGAGCCATGTTCAGTGCGACCAGGTGCCCTTTGTGACGATCTTTCGAGTCCTGGTCAATGTGAAAACGGCCATTAGCATTCTAGCTGTCGACTTCAGCGTGTTCCCAAGGCGCTATGCAAAAACAGAAACCTATGGAACGGGGGTTATGGACTTTGGTGTTGGAGCCTATGTCCTCGCCAATGCCCTGGTCTGCCCAGAGGCACGGAGGAAGGAAGTCTCAGGATCCAAGTTAAGCCAAGTGGTTAAACAGCTCGTGTCTGTCTGGCCCCTGTTCATTCTAGGCTTGGCCAGGCTGGTGAGTGTGAAAATGGCTGGTTACCACGAGCACGTGTCTGAGTACGGCGTGCACTGGAATTTCTTCTTCACCCTAGCCATAGTCCGAGTGGCGGCCTCTGTGCTATTGGCTCTGTTCCCTGTCAACGGGTCATGGCTCCTGGCCCTTCTGATTGGAGGACTTTACCAAGTGACCCTGGAGATGTCTGGACTGAAGTATTCCATCATCCACAACAATGACAGGACGGGAGGCTTTATGAAAGCCAACATGGAGGGGGTTTCATCTGTTGTGGGCTACATAGCCATCTATATGGCAGGGGTCCAGATTGGACTGTATGTAATGCGACCAAGGACACAGGTCAAAGAGTGGATCAGAGTGATTTGGAATCTCTTATTGGGAAGTGCTGTGTTGTATACTGGCTTGATACTGTGTCAGGCCTCTGTTGAGCCAGTGTCTCGCAGGATGGCCAATCTACCGTTCTGCCTCTGGACCATTGCCCAGTCCATGTTTTTCTTGTCCTGTTTAGCAACTGCTGATGTTATTTTGTTTTTTATGAAAACGGTATCAGGTTGCGTATTGGTGTCGTCTTCCTGGTATCCTTGTAGAAAGGAAGCCTCTGTATCTGAGGAGAAAATGGAGAAGAAAGTTCAGGGACTTTGTCTCATTCAAGCTGTCAATCGTAATCAATTGTTGTTTTTCATGCTTGCCAATTTACTGACTGGAATCACAAATGTGCTAGTAGATACATTCAATAGTAGTGATTACATTTCTGTGTGCGTTTTGCTGTCATACATGTTCATAAATAGTTTTGCGATATATATTTTACATCTCATGAAAGTCACAGTAAAGTTCTGGTAA
- the ggnbp2 gene encoding gametogenetin-binding protein 2 isoform X1: MARLVAVCRDGEEDFPFLARQIPLYIDDTLTMVMEFTDSVMNLDTHQINSSQMKRFVEHHSMLKQQDLNIAMMVTSREVFSALSQLVPCVGCRRSVERLFSQLVESGNPALEPLTVKPTGVLSVTKTCMADAKTLYTLFYIHGSKLNDMINAIPKSKKNKRCQLHSLETHKPKPLGGSWMDVWELMSQECRDEVVLIDSTCLLETLETYLRKHRFCTDCKNKVLRAYNILIGELDCTKEKGYCAALYEGLRCCPQEHHVHVCCETDFMAHLLGRAEPEFSGGYERRERHAKTIDIAQEEVLTCLGIHLYERLHRIWQKLRAEEQTWQMLFCLGIDALRKSFETAVEKVQGISRLEQLCEELSEEERAKELKQEKKRQKKKNRRKNKCGFDMSEQEAEVKNLAEGSLESVENGGCKACGSREEGEGHVSCVEVVVTSNENTTSCSCPDSTVPILGSPKVKKGNAVTTIQPSLKTRHLTLGLSPHSNGSDCGYSSSMEGSEPGSQEGCDVACAEGICNHHEAGDYLCGHQCAEDKEEDCMDSCVECWASSEENTKGKKKNKRRKNNGLLSYHQGPNAEVCVMEENRKGQNTAATSPVCRTKETCAQLCLDIFSSIPPQLPRAEHRKNISHYLEGTSAKSLMELLDDSEVTSDEENCLTQDEIQSFVDNNKSFYNNRDQYRQRLKDKFTKYCHGGADWFAAATTSVN, translated from the exons ATGGCGCGCCTCGTTGCGGTTTGCAGGGACGGGGAAGAGGACTTCCCTTTCCTCGCAAGACAGATTCCCTTATACATCGATGACACTCTCACG ATGGTGATGGAGTTTACTGACAGTGTCATGAACCTTGACACTCACCAAATCAACAGCTCTCAGATGAAGCGGTTTGTCGAG CATCACAGCATGCTGAAGCAGCAGGACCTGAACATCGCCATGATGGTAACTTCCAGGGAGGTGTTCAGCGCCCTCTCCCAGCTGGTGCCGTGTGTGGGCTGCAGGCGGAGCGTGGAGCGCCTCTTTTCCCAGCTGGTGGAGTCCGGGAACCCGGCACTAGAGCCCCTCACTGTGAAGCCCACCGGCGTGCTGTCTGTCACCAAGACCTGCATGGCTGACGCAAAGACGCTCTACACCCTCTTTTACATCCACGG GTCAAAGTTAAATGACATGATCAATGCCATTCCAAAAAGCAAAAAGAATAAACGCTGCCAGTTGCACTCCTTAGAAACACACAAACCAAAACCTTTGGG GGGAAGCTGGATGGATGTGTGGGAGCTCATGTCTCAGGAGTGCAGGGACGAAGTCGTCCTGATCGACAGCACCTGCCTCCTGGAGACCCTGGAAACATACTTGCGCAAGCACAG GTTCTGTACTGACTGCAAGAACAAGGTACTGAGAGCATACAACATCCTTATAGGGGAGCTAGACTGCACTAAAGAGAAGGGCTACTGCGCTGCCTTGTACGAGGGACTCCGCTGCTGTCCCCAAGAGCACCACGTCCACGTCTGCTGTGAGACTGACTTTATGGCACATCTACTGGGCCGGGCTGAGCCGGAGTTCTCCGGAGGTTACGA ACGCAGAGAACGACACGCCAAGACCATTGACATTGCACAAGAAGAGGTGCTCACCTGCCTGGGCATCCACCTGTACGAGCGACTGCACAGAATCTGGCAGAAACTGAGGGCAGAGGAGCAGACCTGGCAGATGCTCTTCTGCCTCGGCATCGACGCTTTACGCAAAAGCTTTGAG ACGGCGGTGGAGAAGGTACAGGGCATCAGTCGTCTGGAGCAGCTGTGTGAGGAGCTgtcggaggaggagagggccaAAGAGCTGAAgcaggagaagaagagacagaagaagaagaacagacGCAAAAACAAGTGTGGCTTCGACATGTCTGAGCAGGAGGCCGAGGTCAAGAACCTGGCTGAG GGTTCATTAGAGTCTGTGGAGAACGGTGGCTGCAAGGCCTGTGGAAGccgagaggagggggaggggcatGTCAGCTGTGTGGAGGTGGTCGTCACCAGCAACGAGAACACTACTTCCTGCAGCTGCCCAGACAGCACCGTGCCCATCCTGGGCTCTCCTAAAGTCAAGAAAGGTAATGCTGTCACCACCATCCAACCATCACTCAAGACCAGACACCTGACCCTGG GTCTTTCGCCTCACAGTAATGGGAGTGACTGTGGTTACTCGTCTAGCATGGAAGGCAGCGAGCCTGGCTCACAGGAAGGATGTGACGTCGCCTGCGCTGAGGGTATCTGCAACCACCACGAAGCAG GAGACTACTTGTGTGGTCATCAATGTGCTGAAGACAAGGAGGAGGACTGTATGGACAGCTGTGTGGAGTGCTGGGCCAGCTCTGAAGAGAACACCAAGGGCAAGAAGAAGAATAAGAGAAGAAAGAACAATGGCTTGTTATCTTACCATCAG GGTCCAAATGCAGAGGTTTGTGTTATGGAAGAGAACAGGAAAGGGCAAAACACCGCTGCAACGTCACCCGTGTGCAGAACCAAAGAGACGTGTGCCCAGTTGTGCCTCGACATCTTTTCTAGTATCCCACCGCAGTTACCACGTGCAGAACATCGAAAGAACATCAGCCATTATCTGGAGGGTACCAGTGCTAAGAGTCTCATGGAACTGCTG GATGACTCTGAAGTGACTTCCGATGAAGAGAACTGCCTCACGCAGGATGAGATCCAGTCGTTTGTGGACAACAACAAGTCCTTCTACAACAACCGTGACCAGTACCGACAGCGCCTGAAAGATAAATTCACCAAGTACTGCCACGGAGGTGCAGATTGGtttgctgctgccaccaccagcgTCAATTAA
- the ggnbp2 gene encoding gametogenetin-binding protein 2 isoform X2: MARLVAVCRDGEEDFPFLARQIPLYIDDTLTMVMEFTDSVMNLDTHQINSSQMKRFVEHHSMLKQQDLNIAMMVTSREVFSALSQLVPCVGCRRSVERLFSQLVESGNPALEPLTVKPTGVLSVTKTCMADAKTLYTLFYIHGSKLNDMINAIPKSKKNKRCQLHSLETHKPKPLGGSWMDVWELMSQECRDEVVLIDSTCLLETLETYLRKHRFCTDCKNKVLRAYNILIGELDCTKEKGYCAALYEGLRCCPQEHHVHVCCETDFMAHLLGRAEPEFSGGYERRERHAKTIDIAQEEVLTCLGIHLYERLHRIWQKLRAEEQTWQMLFCLGIDALRKSFETAVEKVQGISRLEQLCEELSEEERAKELKQEKKRQKKKNRRKNKCGFDMSEQEAEVKNLAEGSLESVENGGCKACGSREEGEGHVSCVEVVVTSNENTTSCSCPDSTVPILGSPKVKKGLSPHSNGSDCGYSSSMEGSEPGSQEGCDVACAEGICNHHEAGDYLCGHQCAEDKEEDCMDSCVECWASSEENTKGKKKNKRRKNNGLLSYHQGPNAEVCVMEENRKGQNTAATSPVCRTKETCAQLCLDIFSSIPPQLPRAEHRKNISHYLEGTSAKSLMELLDDSEVTSDEENCLTQDEIQSFVDNNKSFYNNRDQYRQRLKDKFTKYCHGGADWFAAATTSVN; encoded by the exons ATGGCGCGCCTCGTTGCGGTTTGCAGGGACGGGGAAGAGGACTTCCCTTTCCTCGCAAGACAGATTCCCTTATACATCGATGACACTCTCACG ATGGTGATGGAGTTTACTGACAGTGTCATGAACCTTGACACTCACCAAATCAACAGCTCTCAGATGAAGCGGTTTGTCGAG CATCACAGCATGCTGAAGCAGCAGGACCTGAACATCGCCATGATGGTAACTTCCAGGGAGGTGTTCAGCGCCCTCTCCCAGCTGGTGCCGTGTGTGGGCTGCAGGCGGAGCGTGGAGCGCCTCTTTTCCCAGCTGGTGGAGTCCGGGAACCCGGCACTAGAGCCCCTCACTGTGAAGCCCACCGGCGTGCTGTCTGTCACCAAGACCTGCATGGCTGACGCAAAGACGCTCTACACCCTCTTTTACATCCACGG GTCAAAGTTAAATGACATGATCAATGCCATTCCAAAAAGCAAAAAGAATAAACGCTGCCAGTTGCACTCCTTAGAAACACACAAACCAAAACCTTTGGG GGGAAGCTGGATGGATGTGTGGGAGCTCATGTCTCAGGAGTGCAGGGACGAAGTCGTCCTGATCGACAGCACCTGCCTCCTGGAGACCCTGGAAACATACTTGCGCAAGCACAG GTTCTGTACTGACTGCAAGAACAAGGTACTGAGAGCATACAACATCCTTATAGGGGAGCTAGACTGCACTAAAGAGAAGGGCTACTGCGCTGCCTTGTACGAGGGACTCCGCTGCTGTCCCCAAGAGCACCACGTCCACGTCTGCTGTGAGACTGACTTTATGGCACATCTACTGGGCCGGGCTGAGCCGGAGTTCTCCGGAGGTTACGA ACGCAGAGAACGACACGCCAAGACCATTGACATTGCACAAGAAGAGGTGCTCACCTGCCTGGGCATCCACCTGTACGAGCGACTGCACAGAATCTGGCAGAAACTGAGGGCAGAGGAGCAGACCTGGCAGATGCTCTTCTGCCTCGGCATCGACGCTTTACGCAAAAGCTTTGAG ACGGCGGTGGAGAAGGTACAGGGCATCAGTCGTCTGGAGCAGCTGTGTGAGGAGCTgtcggaggaggagagggccaAAGAGCTGAAgcaggagaagaagagacagaagaagaagaacagacGCAAAAACAAGTGTGGCTTCGACATGTCTGAGCAGGAGGCCGAGGTCAAGAACCTGGCTGAG GGTTCATTAGAGTCTGTGGAGAACGGTGGCTGCAAGGCCTGTGGAAGccgagaggagggggaggggcatGTCAGCTGTGTGGAGGTGGTCGTCACCAGCAACGAGAACACTACTTCCTGCAGCTGCCCAGACAGCACCGTGCCCATCCTGGGCTCTCCTAAAGTCAAGAAAG GTCTTTCGCCTCACAGTAATGGGAGTGACTGTGGTTACTCGTCTAGCATGGAAGGCAGCGAGCCTGGCTCACAGGAAGGATGTGACGTCGCCTGCGCTGAGGGTATCTGCAACCACCACGAAGCAG GAGACTACTTGTGTGGTCATCAATGTGCTGAAGACAAGGAGGAGGACTGTATGGACAGCTGTGTGGAGTGCTGGGCCAGCTCTGAAGAGAACACCAAGGGCAAGAAGAAGAATAAGAGAAGAAAGAACAATGGCTTGTTATCTTACCATCAG GGTCCAAATGCAGAGGTTTGTGTTATGGAAGAGAACAGGAAAGGGCAAAACACCGCTGCAACGTCACCCGTGTGCAGAACCAAAGAGACGTGTGCCCAGTTGTGCCTCGACATCTTTTCTAGTATCCCACCGCAGTTACCACGTGCAGAACATCGAAAGAACATCAGCCATTATCTGGAGGGTACCAGTGCTAAGAGTCTCATGGAACTGCTG GATGACTCTGAAGTGACTTCCGATGAAGAGAACTGCCTCACGCAGGATGAGATCCAGTCGTTTGTGGACAACAACAAGTCCTTCTACAACAACCGTGACCAGTACCGACAGCGCCTGAAAGATAAATTCACCAAGTACTGCCACGGAGGTGCAGATTGGtttgctgctgccaccaccagcgTCAATTAA